A stretch of DNA from Lotus japonicus ecotype B-129 chromosome 4, LjGifu_v1.2:
TTCAATGGGGAAGGACAAAAAAGCAGAACCAAACAAATTAATAGTTGTGGAATTCAAGGTTTCACTGCACTGCAACGCTTGTGAGAGAACCGTTGCCAAAGCCCTCTCCAAGTGCAAAGGTACataattttctctcatttttggCATCCTGTGTAATTATATACAGAAATTAATTTGTGTatctataatttttaattaggaGTGGAAAAGTTCATCACAGACATGAACAAACATCAGGTTGTGGTGACCGGTCGGATTGATCCGGAAAAAGTACTgaagaaattgaagaagaagacagGGAAGAAAGTGGAGATTTTGTCTAAAAAGGATGATGAGACAAACGATGAATCTCATGAATCGAATAAACTTGTTATAATGCAACAGTTTAGGCCTGAAAATGATCAATATTGTTGTATTAAGAATGAAGACTTGATGCTGTTCAGCGATGAGAACCCAAATGCATGTGTCCTAATGTAGATTTTAACTAGTAATTAGTTAATTGGAGATTTCTGTTTGTTAGTGTTATTTCAATTACATGATGTATTTGTAGAATCACCATATTCGATTCAATTCTAAAAGTCATACACATAGTAAAGTAAATTAATCCTAGTATGGGAATCGTTTCAGCAGcacaagacaaaaaaaaaaattcttctattTGATTACTATTTTTCTGAGTT
This window harbors:
- the LOC130709877 gene encoding heavy metal-associated isoprenylated plant protein 19-like, which produces MGKDKKAEPNKLIVVEFKVSLHCNACERTVAKALSKCKGVEKFITDMNKHQVVVTGRIDPEKVLKKLKKKTGKKVEILSKKDDETNDESHESNKLVIMQQFRPENDQYCCIKNEDLMLFSDENPNACVLM